From Penicillium psychrofluorescens genome assembly, chromosome: 1, one genomic window encodes:
- a CDS encoding uncharacterized protein (ID:PFLUO_001070-T1.cds;~source:funannotate), with the protein MDPDRDPAPAEDDRNPSDTSPAVLTHHASTPALPHNSAPGITASSTHLGQVNAARQGAGTSPRPPISMSAQPSGGLNQDIMAKMKAFSLSRQGAPSPHHAASTGTVPTARDVGAGGALAGGVPAARPSNKNWTSSPVVPGVSSSASPRPGGLAAKRMKPGLKLSDVTGSPAPTNEPSKTDVPNGDSAFSKYSEFIDTKAGTLNFKNKAILHGGGVEFSSGHSFKISLDEVDRLDELGKGNYGTVYKVRHSRANLRKPGLGLQGIISRPPGQEDASADPGKYSGVIMAMKEIRLELDENKFAQIIMELDVLHRCVSPFIIDFYGAFFQEGAVYMCVEYMDGGSIDKLYEGGVPENILRKVALSTVMGLKSLKDDHNIIHRDVKPTNILANSKGQIKICDFGVSGNLVASIAKTNIGCQSYMAPERIAGGGMQQSGSSSGGGTYSVQSDIWSLGLSIIECAMGRYPYPPETFNNIFSQLHAIVHGDPPTLPSTGYSEDAHNFIRACLDKNPKNRPSYSILIRHPWLASLMQPPTEPEQQSESVDASTTTEDKEVADWVQKQMELRAQKLRPDAEKPALHAVALDKVVPSPIHEESLTPTQQD; encoded by the exons ATGGACCCCGATCGGGATCCTGCGCCCGCCGAGGACGATCGCAACCCAAGCGACACGTCCCCCGCAGTCCtcacccaccatgcctcgACTCCGGCCCTCCCCCACAACTCTGCGCCTGGAATCACGGCCTCCTCCACACATCTAGGCCAGGTCAATGCCGCTCGGCAAGGTGCGGGCACTTCGCCGCGCCCGCCGATCTCCATGAGCGCCCAACCTAGTGGTGGGTTGAACCAGGAcatcatggccaagatgaAGGCCTTTTCGCTGTCGCGGCAGGGTGCCCCTTCACCACATCATGCCGCCTCAACGGGCACGGTTCCCACTGCTCGGGATGTGGGTGCAGGCGGTGCTCTCGCTGGTGGTGTTCCCGCCGCGCGACCGAGCAACAAGAATTGGACTTCTTCTCCGGTAGTCCCGGGAGTATCGTCCTCCGCGTCTCCCCGGCCCGGTGGCCTCGCTGCTAAGCGGATGAAGCCCGGTCTTAAACTGTCGGATGTCACCGGGTCCCCGGCGCCGACCAATGAGCCCTCTAAAACAGATGTGCCAAACGGTGACTCGGCATTCAGCAAATACTCAGAGTTCATCGACACGAAAGCAGGGACGCTGAATTTCAAGAACAAAGCCATTCTGCATGGAGGCGGCGTCGAGTTCTCCTCGGGTCATAGTTTCAAAATTTCCCTCGACGAAGTGGATCGCTTGGATGAACTGGGCAAGGGCAACTACGGGACAGTATACAAGGTCCGGCACAGTCGGGCAAATTTGCGGAAACCCGGGCTGGGTCTTCAGGGAATCATCAGTCGGCctccaggccaagaagatgcCAGTGCCGACCCTGGCAAGTATTCCGGGGTGatcatggcgatgaaggAAATCCGACTGGAGTTGGACGAGAATAAATTTGCGCAGATCATTATGGAGCTGGACGTCCTGCATCGCTGCGTTTCTCCTTTCATCATTGATTTCTACGGAGCCTTCTTTCAGGAGGGGGCGGTTTACATGTGTGTCGAGTATATGGACGGGGGTTCAATCGACAAGCTCTACGAGGGTGGCGTTCCTGAGAATATCCTCCGCAAGGTGGCTTTGTCGACGGTGATGGGGCTGAAATCGCTCAAAGACGaccacaacatcatccaccgcgaCGTCAAACCGACAAATATCCTGGCCAACAGCAAGGGCCAGATCAAGATTTGCGACTTTGGTGTCAGCGGAAACCTGGTGGCCAGCATTGCCAAGACCAATATCGGGTGCCAGAGCTACATGGCTCCAGAGCGAATTGCAGGTGGCGGGATGCAGCAGTCAGGGTCAtccagtggtggtggtacTTATAGTGTGCAGAGTGACATTTGGAGTCTGGGGTTGTCGATCATCGAGTGCGCTATGGGCCGATATCCATACCCACCGGAGACCTTTAACAACATTTTCAGCCAACTCCAC GCTATCGTTCACGGTGACCCTCCAACTCTGCCCTCGACAGGCTACTCCGAAGACGCCCACAACTTCATCCGCGCCTGTCTGGACAAGAACCCCAAGAACCGACCATCCTACAGCATACTGATCCGCCACCCATGGCTTGCATCTCTCATGCAACCCCCAACCGAACCCGAGCAGCAATCTGAGTCTGTCGATGCCTCCACCACGACCGAGGACAAGGAAGTCGCAGACTGGGTGCAGAAGCAAATGGAACTTCGTGCGCAGAAGCTCCGCCCCGACGCCGAGAAACCCGCCCTGCATGCCGTCGCGCTGGACAAGGTGGTCCCGAGTCCGATTCACGAAGAATCCCTAACCCCGACGCAGCAAGATTGA
- a CDS encoding uncharacterized protein (ID:PFLUO_001072-T1.cds;~source:funannotate), whose amino-acid sequence MVGGLLGVISGILAPISALASTGFGLAYSLEAFANGAQASMQANYAQLLQNELNTYSSVEDLVGRAIVLMQNATMMVVENAINVVPDNGGARTGDYWYANTDSAPYLMRNGSFAVELPNIDYNILSGDLTQYINSSAVAAAWVQQNVFIAKRTDDVDGTAICDMDLDKLDGARACSPDGSTAYFFMVSQALVPSYAWGDYSGTPGASNVGNYGLDLYTMATAAEWIQDNYYNSTGYFPNVSPTDMVSDFTNQYDPLPNGYFINLPVMDADGLSPPSLYDQGGAELGNEALFIVEVMNELPNLNNWPYSIDY is encoded by the exons ATGGTTGGCGGACTCCTAGGGGTGATCAGTGGTATTCTAGCGCCCATTAGCGCATTAGCTTCAACTGGTTTTGGACTCGCATATAGTCTTGAGGCTTTTGCAAATGGTGCACAAGCCTCAATGCAAGCAAACTATGCACAGCT TTTACAAAATGAGCTTAACACCTATAGCTCTGTCGAGGACTTGGTTGGACGAGCTATCGTGCTAATGCAAAACGCTACTATGATGGTCGTCGAGAATGCGATCAACGTTGTCCCCGATAATGGCGGAGCTCGTACCGGAGACTATTGGTATGCTAATACAGACAGCGCCCCATACCTCATGCGAAATGGCTCGTTTGCCGTGGAATTGCCGAATATCGACTATAATATCCTAAGCGGCGATCTCACACAGTACATCAACTCGAgtgctgtggctgctgcttggGTTCAGCAAAACGTGTTTATTGCAAAGCGCACGGACGATGTCGACGGTACTGCTATCTGTGATATGGACCTCGATAAACTTGACGGCGCCCGCGCGTGCTCACCGGATGGGAGCACTGCCTACTTCTTCATGGTCAGCCAGGCGCTAGTCCCCTCATATGCCTGGGGTGACTATTCAGGTACTCCCGGAGCGTCAAATGTCGGTAACTATGGGCTTGATCTATACACTATGGCGACGGCAGCGGAGTGGATCCAGGACAACTACTACAACTCCACGGGGTACTTCCCTAACGTTTCGCCCACCGACATGGTCAGTGACTTCACGAACCAGTACGATCCGCTGCCAAACGGCTACTTTATCAACCTCCCCGTCATGGATGCAGATGGGTTGAGTCCCCCTAGTCTCTACGACCAGGGCGGCGCTGAGCTAGGGAATGAGGCCCTCTTCATTGTTGAAGTCATGAACGAGCTCCCGAATCTTAACAACTGGCCATACTCAATTGATTATTAA
- a CDS encoding uncharacterized protein (ID:PFLUO_001071-T1.cds;~source:funannotate): METGLEPLQLVRQRIYLYEPASSAAAPDCSPALVILCTWLGGATRRRIHKYVAHYRQMYPGTCILLLITTFPDMFRPFSMLRARLKPAGRAIRRVLASHGSRGTLLHLFSHGGANIAVQLALSLKEEEDSGAVFFSSLRGIILDCSPGDDTLHRAIAAARMSVPQTAVAQVLERALLSPTVTVVNRLQHAGVLRSIRDLRALLLDASVFGAKPRRLYMYSKEDDMVGWEDVRMHVEDARALGYSAQEVVFEHGLHCGLIMEDPDRYWTAVQRFWRGEDVESDADHSTNTSPPLRSRL; the protein is encoded by the coding sequence ATGGAGACCGGCCTGGAGCCGCTGCAGTTGGTCCGTCAGCGCATCTACCTGTACGAAccggcctcgtcggcggctGCTCCTGACTGCTCGCCCGCCCTGGTCATCCTGTGTACTTGGCTAGGGGGCGCCACCCGGCGTCGCATCCACAAGTATGTTGCGCACTATCGCCAGATGTATCCCGGCACCTGCATCCTGCTGCTCATCACGACATTCCCGGACATGTTTCGGCCTTTCAGCATGCTGCGCGCCCGTCTCAAACCTGCTGGCCGCGCAATCCGCAGAGTCTTGGCTTCGCACGGTTCACGCGGCACCTTGTTGCATCTTTTCTCTCATGGTGGTGCCAATATTGCCGTGCAACTAGCTTTGTCCctgaaagaagaggaagattCTGGCGCGGTGTTCTTTTCTAGTCTGCGAGGGATCATCCTCGATTGCTCTCCGGGCGACGATACCCTCCACCGAGCAATCGCGGCTGCCCGCATGTCAGTCCCTCAGACGGCTGTCGCCCAGGTCCTGGAGAGAGCGCTTTTGTCACCCACGGTAACAGTGGTGAATCGGCTGCAGCATGCTGGCGTCCTGCGCTCAATACGTGACCTGCGTGCATTGCTCCTGGATGCCTCCGTCTTTGGTGCCAAACCACGGAGACTGTACATGTATTCCAAGGAAGATGACATGGTTGGCTGGGAGGATGTACGGATGCATGTCGAAGACGCACGCGCACTAGGCTACTCGGCCCAGGAAGTTGTTTTTGAACATGGCCTGCATTGCGGCTTGATCATGGAAGACCCTGATCGATATTGGACAGCAGTTCAAAGATTCTGGCGTGGTGAGGATGTTGAAAGTGACGCTGACCATAGTACAAATACATCCCCACCTCTACGCAGTCGCCTGTGA